The window CTATGATTGGTCAGCTCCGCCAGGTCGTTTACGGTGAGTGGGCTGAAAATGTGAGTTTCAATCACCTGTCGAAAGTCGAACTCCTTTGGGGAAAACAGATTACTCATGATCTGATGGACCTGCCCTGAAGCTTTTGATTTTAGCAGTAAAACGATAATCTCTCTGAATCTCAGCATCAATAACTCCTCATTGACCAACTCCCGGTGAGCAAAGAGGAATTGCATGTCTTCCATGAACCGGTGAATCAGCTCGTCGGCATGAATGAGGGTCATATTTTTATCGGAGCCAGTATTATCCTCGTTTTGAAGAAAGGACGGCAGTTCTTTTTCGTAGATTTTCTTCAGTACATCAGGATGAAAATGAACCGCAATAAGCCCACTGGTCCCGGATTTGGAATTGGGTTTCAGGTCATAGAAATAATTGCCGCACTTCATCAGCACACCTTCATTTTGAGCTACACTGAAGCGATCGTCTTCCGAATAT of the Cytophagales bacterium genome contains:
- a CDS encoding helix-turn-helix transcriptional regulator, yielding MVIEHKVFELYGKKAFELAVVTPPFKHFNPLPNEACYLHIFEGVNDSYSEDDRFSVAQNEGVLMKCGNYFYDLKPNSKSGTSGLIAVHFHPDVLKKIYEKELPSFLQNEDNTGSDKNMTLIHADELIHRFMEDMQFLFAHRELVNEELLMLRFREIIVLLLKSKASGQVHQIMSNLFSPKEFDFRQVIETHIFSPLTVNDLAELTNHSLASFKRTFRNVFDDSPANYIKNRRLDHAAELLAKTTEQISHIALDCQFNDLAHFSNSFKSRFNVSPKSYRLGQSRN